The Ananas comosus cultivar F153 linkage group 2, ASM154086v1, whole genome shotgun sequence genome contains a region encoding:
- the LOC109706450 gene encoding uncharacterized protein LOC109706450 — protein MTEGEFREWLRHIDRNKDSRISMKELAAGLKEAGFGFKWWRAWRAMKNVDKDRSGYIDTDSEIRALMEHAMKHWGFVISKAKELQDVDVLISDVGGKM, from the coding sequence ATGACCGAGGGGGAGTTCCGGGAATGGCTCCGGCACATCGACCGGAACAAGGACAGCCGAATAAGCATGAAGGAGTTGGCGGCGGGATTGAAAGAAGCTGGGTTCGGTTTCAAATGGTGGAGGGCATGGCGGGCGATGAAGAACGTCGACAAGGACCGTAGCGGCTACATCGACACCGACTCAGAGATTCGGGCCCTGATGGAGCATGCGATGAAGCACTGGGGCTTCGTGATCAGCAAAGCGAAGGAGTTACAGGACGTAGATGTCTTGATTTCGGATGTTGGAGGGAAGATGTAG
- the LOC109706449 gene encoding uncharacterized protein LOC109706449 isoform X2, which yields MGAARCRSMNLRMLLPVGQRGGFCDNRGDRNGLTMDDTVDDDLNYSTATPTSTLRLLLMRPCDPHWKPVNDRGAVPGMAPAHRPEQGWPNKQGGAERSIENPWAQMQTVEGMVGDEEERHGQKRLHRHRVGDSGPDGAC from the exons ATGGGTGCTGCACGCTGCAGAAGCATGAACCTGAGAATGCTTCTGCCGGTGGGGCAGCGAGGTGGTTTTTGTGACAATCGGGGTGATCGCAATGGGCTGACGATGGATGATACTGTGGATGATGACTTGAATTACTCTACGGCTACTCCTACATCTACATTACGCTTACTCCTAATGCGG CCGTGCGATCCACATTGGAAGCCGGTCAATGACCGAGGAGCAGTTCCGGGAATGGCTCCGGCACATCGACCAGAACAAGGATGGCCGAATAAGCAAGGAGGAGCTGAACGCAGCATTGAAAACCCTTGGGCTCAGATGCAAACGGTTGAGGGCATGGTGGGTGATGAAGAAGAACGACACGGACAAAAGCGGCTACATCGACACCGAGTCGGAGATTCGGGCCCTGATGGAGCATGCTAG
- the LOC109706449 gene encoding uncharacterized protein LOC109706449 isoform X1, translating to MGAARCRSMNLRMLLPVGQRGGFCDNRGDRNGLTMDDTVDDDLNYSTATPTSTLRLLLMRVEKATPCDPHWKPVNDRGAVPGMAPAHRPEQGWPNKQGGAERSIENPWAQMQTVEGMVGDEEERHGQKRLHRHRVGDSGPDGAC from the exons ATGGGTGCTGCACGCTGCAGAAGCATGAACCTGAGAATGCTTCTGCCGGTGGGGCAGCGAGGTGGTTTTTGTGACAATCGGGGTGATCGCAATGGGCTGACGATGGATGATACTGTGGATGATGACTTGAATTACTCTACGGCTACTCCTACATCTACATTACGCTTACTCCTAATGCGGGTAGAAAAAGCAACG CCGTGCGATCCACATTGGAAGCCGGTCAATGACCGAGGAGCAGTTCCGGGAATGGCTCCGGCACATCGACCAGAACAAGGATGGCCGAATAAGCAAGGAGGAGCTGAACGCAGCATTGAAAACCCTTGGGCTCAGATGCAAACGGTTGAGGGCATGGTGGGTGATGAAGAAGAACGACACGGACAAAAGCGGCTACATCGACACCGAGTCGGAGATTCGGGCCCTGATGGAGCATGCTAG